From Hymenobacter sedentarius, a single genomic window includes:
- a CDS encoding CHRD domain-containing protein: MLKRLLHSLVAALLMAAPLAASADHLRAHLLLSARMNGAQETPPVTTAAQGVAAFTLNETRDTLFVQAAFSGLSGPITGAHVHEGAVGVAGPIITSLVPMVRGNRLSGFLTGADISKEKLAKYLLGQYYINVHTAANPNGEIRGQILLETDLTLAGTLNGAQEVPPVATSGTGLGVFTLSQSQDKLKFRVVVSGLSSPITATHFHTGAVGVSGPVVVDLLPFLNNNVIEGEIVPTPAFLASLLQRQIYINVHTTTNPGGEIRAQVLPENRSLTFDARFDGAQMVPALSTAAKAVAVARLGATLDTIRVQVGYTGLSGPPLAINFYNSAAGQANATANLLGSVPIATGAGGNTVGNVTSFNLVAPSLNPAFVNLLLRGNLNVVLTTAANPNGEVRGQVYRLAREGYTIVLNGAQERPTPTTSPGYGAGIVSIDRDQTNAHFMSVWGGLTGPATMGHFHTGLPNQAGPVVFNLAPYFDNAAAPTAVYGYWTSDNTGQPFTLRRSLQFRADSMYMNLHTAAFPGGEIRGQVYRGARNLQRVLATQPALVVAGTFGTAPNPFSTGLMLSFESRAAGAGQLRLTDVLGRPVASRAVPLRPGLNSMPVALPSIAPGLYLLTLQVGDSRLVTRVAKE, encoded by the coding sequence ATGTTGAAAAGACTACTGCACTCCTTGGTTGCGGCCCTGTTGATGGCTGCACCGTTGGCGGCCTCGGCCGACCACTTGCGTGCGCACCTGCTCTTGTCGGCCCGCATGAACGGGGCCCAGGAAACCCCGCCCGTAACCACTGCGGCCCAGGGCGTGGCCGCCTTCACCCTCAACGAAACCCGCGACACGCTCTTTGTGCAGGCGGCCTTCAGCGGCCTGAGCGGCCCCATCACCGGCGCGCACGTGCACGAAGGGGCCGTGGGCGTGGCCGGGCCCATTATCACCAGCCTGGTGCCCATGGTGCGCGGCAACCGCCTGTCGGGCTTCCTCACCGGGGCCGATATTTCCAAAGAAAAGCTGGCCAAGTACCTGCTCGGGCAGTACTACATCAACGTGCACACCGCCGCTAACCCCAACGGCGAAATCCGCGGGCAGATACTGCTAGAAACCGACCTGACCTTGGCGGGCACCCTCAACGGCGCCCAGGAAGTGCCGCCCGTGGCCACCTCGGGCACGGGCCTGGGCGTATTTACCCTCAGCCAAAGCCAGGACAAGCTGAAATTCCGGGTGGTGGTGTCGGGGTTGAGCAGCCCCATTACGGCCACGCACTTCCACACCGGGGCCGTGGGCGTGAGCGGCCCCGTGGTGGTGGATTTGCTTCCTTTTCTCAACAACAATGTTATCGAAGGCGAGATTGTGCCCACGCCCGCCTTCCTTGCCTCGCTGCTGCAGCGGCAGATATACATCAACGTGCACACCACCACCAACCCCGGCGGCGAAATCCGGGCCCAGGTGCTTCCCGAAAACCGCAGCCTCACCTTCGATGCCCGCTTCGATGGCGCCCAGATGGTGCCGGCCCTGAGCACCGCCGCCAAAGCCGTGGCCGTGGCCCGGCTGGGCGCCACCCTGGATACTATTCGGGTTCAAGTGGGCTATACCGGCCTGAGCGGCCCGCCGCTGGCCATCAATTTTTATAACAGCGCGGCCGGCCAGGCCAATGCTACCGCCAACTTGCTGGGTTCTGTGCCCATTGCCACGGGCGCCGGCGGCAACACGGTGGGCAACGTCACCAGCTTCAACCTAGTAGCGCCCAGCCTCAACCCCGCCTTTGTCAACCTGCTGCTACGGGGCAACCTGAACGTGGTGCTCACCACCGCCGCCAACCCCAATGGCGAAGTGCGGGGGCAGGTGTACCGCCTAGCCCGCGAAGGCTACACCATCGTGCTCAACGGCGCGCAGGAGCGGCCCACGCCCACCACCAGCCCCGGCTACGGCGCGGGCATCGTGAGCATCGACCGCGACCAGACCAACGCCCACTTCATGAGCGTGTGGGGCGGGCTCACGGGCCCGGCCACCATGGGCCACTTCCACACCGGCCTGCCCAACCAGGCGGGCCCGGTGGTGTTCAACCTGGCGCCGTACTTTGATAATGCCGCCGCGCCCACCGCCGTGTACGGGTACTGGACCAGCGACAATACCGGCCAGCCGTTCACGTTGCGGCGCTCCCTGCAGTTCCGCGCCGACAGCATGTACATGAACCTGCATACCGCGGCGTTTCCGGGCGGCGAAATCCGCGGGCAGGTTTACCGCGGCGCCCGCAACCTGCAGCGCGTGCTCGCCACCCAGCCCGCCCTGGTCGTGGCCGGCACCTTTGGCACGGCGCCCAATCCCTTCAGCACGGGGCTGATGCTCTCGTTTGAATCCCGCGCCGCCGGGGCCGGCCAGCTCCGGCTGACCGATGTGCTGGGTCGGCCGGTAGCCAGCCGGGCCGTGCCCCTGCGGCCGGGGCTCAATTCCATGCCGGTGGCGCTGCCCAGCATCGCGCCGGGACTGTACTTGCTTACCCTGCAAGTGGGCGATTCCCGCCTGGTTACGCGCGTGGCAAAAGAATAA